The Brasilonema sennae CENA114 genome includes a region encoding these proteins:
- a CDS encoding HdeD family acid-resistance protein, whose protein sequence is MRATESETREQTINSRWLTTIAIFMIILGIIAIIFPFFATITSTLVFGWVFIFAGIAQIVYAFQSKGAGQVAWKLILGLLYLLAGIFVLTDPLQGALAFTLVLGVTIFVQGIIQVSLAFQLRRISPNWGWMLVSGIAGIILGIFIWSSFPFSAFWLIGTWVGINLFFDGVWMLTLHSE, encoded by the coding sequence ATGAGAGCTACTGAATCTGAGACGAGAGAACAAACGATTAATTCTAGATGGTTAACGACGATTGCAATCTTCATGATTATTTTGGGGATAATTGCGATCATATTTCCCTTTTTTGCCACGATTACTTCGACCTTAGTGTTTGGCTGGGTTTTTATTTTTGCTGGAATTGCTCAAATCGTTTATGCCTTTCAATCTAAAGGGGCAGGTCAAGTTGCATGGAAGCTCATTTTAGGACTTTTGTATCTTCTAGCCGGGATTTTTGTCTTAACCGATCCGCTCCAGGGAGCGCTTGCCTTCACGTTAGTCTTGGGTGTTACAATTTTTGTGCAAGGCATCATTCAAGTCTCACTTGCGTTTCAACTGCGCCGGATTTCACCAAATTGGGGATGGATGCTCGTCAGCGGCATCGCAGGAATTATTTTAGGGATTTTCATCTGGTCTAGCTTTCCGTTTAGTGCATTCTGGCTGATTGGGACTTGGGTGGGAATCAATCTGTTTTTCGATGGCGTTTGGATGCTAACGCTGCATTCTGAATAG
- a CDS encoding PrsW family intramembrane metalloprotease encodes MRQETSVPARPKRIWLRVFLGGFLLYLISFILVVLTANPNLFPTLILLGNFLVPVTFVTFLYERQQLSNITLPSLGLSFFLGGVIAVFEAGFLEKLLISGPKFDFFTALQVGLIEELVKLIAVMFVARRMRHNSELDGLLLGAAVGMGFAALESTGYAFTVFLMAFAQGLRPNAPETFPLLVTVGVTGLRSLLSPFGHGVWTATLSAVLFRESRPERFRITFPVFLTYLIVSLLHGLWDGMPIGLVLDIPIINLLPIGYWIVILVGVLMLMRLWKEAIRAARPAL; translated from the coding sequence ATGCGACAAGAGACTTCTGTACCCGCACGTCCAAAGCGCATCTGGTTGCGTGTATTTTTGGGTGGTTTCTTACTTTACCTCATTAGTTTTATTCTCGTTGTTCTGACAGCCAACCCCAACCTGTTTCCAACCCTGATTCTGTTAGGCAATTTTTTGGTGCCTGTCACTTTTGTCACCTTCCTGTACGAGCGTCAGCAACTCAGCAACATCACCTTACCAAGTTTAGGCTTGAGCTTCTTTCTCGGTGGTGTCATCGCTGTCTTTGAAGCTGGATTTCTGGAGAAATTGTTGATCAGCGGTCCCAAGTTCGACTTTTTTACCGCACTTCAAGTCGGGCTGATTGAAGAACTGGTCAAGCTAATAGCAGTCATGTTTGTGGCGCGCCGAATGCGACACAATTCGGAACTCGACGGATTACTTCTGGGAGCAGCAGTTGGAATGGGATTTGCTGCTCTAGAGAGCACTGGATATGCATTTACTGTATTTCTAATGGCATTTGCGCAAGGGTTAAGACCCAATGCACCAGAAACGTTTCCACTATTAGTAACGGTTGGAGTCACAGGACTGCGTAGCTTGCTGTCTCCATTTGGACATGGGGTCTGGACAGCAACCCTCTCAGCAGTGCTATTTCGTGAAAGCAGACCGGAACGATTCAGAATTACCTTTCCAGTGTTCTTAACTTATCTCATAGTCTCTCTTTTACATGGGCTATGGGATGGAATGCCAATAGGGCTTGTGTTAGACATTCCAATTATCAATTTATTACCGATCGGCTACTGGATTGTCATATTAGTAGGGGTATTGATGCTGATGCGTTTATGGAAAGAAGCTATCCGTGCAGCAAGACCTGCACTTTGA
- a CDS encoding NAD(P)/FAD-dependent oxidoreductase, translated as MNSSTHRTIIVGAGFTGLFTALHLRHQHDLRSITLIDPQERFVFKPMLYELLTGELPEDTVCPTYKELLQGSDITFVQDKVAAINLQEKHVHLASGSDYTYSYLVLTVGSIQGYLGTEGAQENAFAFRTRENAIALERQLRDCLQRASQTNDEAQRRALLTFVVVGAGPTGVEMAATLADLLPYWYAQLGGNIHEIRIILINHGKTILAGDVNAGLKENALHAFRTRTVPVELILGVGVKSVDANYLEYQPVDSAERKKLLTQTTIWTAGTAVNPLIQSLKSQIRADHLDKHGLPLVSPTLQLLDFPEVFAAGDCADVQSQPLPALAQVAYQQGANIAHNLIALVRGASPSPAHVNLRGTLMKLGLNNGVANLFDKVQVTGKPGDLIRNATYLEMLPTPLHDFKVTTEWLKEEIFHRYHRPKLVSEAVAKQPPLSPAEQRERSLVKALAILAPIAFLIVAYFGLRTPPSERLRQPQPNLPRQSTP; from the coding sequence ATGAATTCCTCGACTCACCGTACGATTATTGTCGGAGCTGGTTTTACGGGTCTTTTCACGGCTTTACATCTGCGTCATCAGCATGATCTTCGTTCAATCACCCTGATTGATCCGCAGGAACGGTTTGTTTTTAAGCCCATGTTGTATGAGCTACTGACGGGTGAATTGCCAGAAGACACAGTTTGTCCGACTTATAAAGAATTGCTGCAAGGCAGTGATATCACCTTTGTGCAGGACAAAGTAGCAGCGATCAACCTACAAGAAAAACACGTTCATTTAGCCTCTGGCTCAGACTACACCTACAGCTACCTTGTATTAACAGTCGGCAGTATTCAGGGTTATCTGGGAACGGAAGGAGCGCAAGAGAACGCATTTGCATTCCGGACGCGAGAGAATGCGATCGCTCTGGAACGCCAGTTACGAGATTGTTTGCAGCGTGCCAGTCAGACGAATGATGAAGCGCAACGACGAGCGCTCCTGACATTTGTTGTAGTTGGGGCAGGTCCAACCGGGGTAGAAATGGCAGCAACGTTAGCAGATTTGCTGCCCTACTGGTATGCCCAACTGGGCGGCAATATTCATGAGATTCGCATTATTTTGATCAATCACGGCAAAACGATTCTCGCAGGAGATGTCAATGCGGGTTTGAAGGAGAATGCTCTCCACGCTTTCAGAACTCGAACCGTACCGGTTGAATTGATATTAGGTGTAGGTGTGAAGTCCGTTGATGCAAACTACTTGGAGTATCAACCTGTTGACAGCGCAGAGAGAAAAAAACTGCTGACGCAAACCACGATTTGGACAGCAGGTACTGCTGTGAACCCACTCATCCAAAGTCTCAAGTCCCAGATTCGTGCCGACCATTTAGATAAGCATGGTCTACCGCTCGTCAGCCCCACTCTACAACTGCTGGATTTTCCAGAGGTGTTTGCAGCCGGCGATTGTGCAGATGTGCAGTCGCAGCCACTACCGGCTCTCGCCCAGGTGGCTTATCAACAAGGTGCAAACATTGCTCATAATTTGATTGCACTTGTTAGAGGGGCATCCCCTAGCCCAGCTCATGTGAATCTTCGCGGCACCCTGATGAAGTTGGGCTTGAACAATGGAGTAGCGAATTTATTCGACAAAGTGCAGGTGACTGGCAAACCCGGCGACCTGATTCGCAATGCAACCTATTTGGAAATGCTGCCCACGCCACTACATGATTTTAAGGTAACAACCGAATGGCTTAAGGAAGAAATCTTCCATCGTTACCACCGACCCAAGCTGGTTTCTGAAGCCGTCGCCAAACAGCCTCCTCTGTCTCCTGCTGAGCAACGAGAGCGATCGCTGGTCAAAGCCTTAGCCATCCTTGCGCCGATCGCTTTTCTGATTGTTGCTTACTTCGGCTTACGAACGCCACCTTCGGAACGACTCAGACAACCACAACCGAATTTACCTAGACAATCGACCCCGTAG
- a CDS encoding heme o synthase yields the protein MKLNRVFTSTLTFNSTTPYHQTTWEVIQSYVQLTKPRIILLLLITMVASMGMAAKGHVDPWLVLITLVSGACAAGAANTINCLYDRDIDFAMERTRHRPLPSGRIEPHDALLFAIALIVISFTLLAVFANLLSASLAMIGILVYVLVYTHWLKRHHSQNIVIGGVAGAIPPLVGWAAVTGDLSWAAWCLFVIVFLWTPPHFWALAMMIQDDYAKVNVPMLPVVAGNETTARQIFAYTLILIPVTLLLGYPLDVMNLLYPLIALVLGGIFVHKAWLLMQSPSNLELARSLFKYSIVYMILLSIGIVIDCLPITYSALNRISGIINLLN from the coding sequence ATGAAGCTCAACAGAGTATTTACTTCAACCCTTACTTTTAATTCCACGACTCCTTACCATCAAACTACTTGGGAAGTTATTCAAAGTTATGTTCAGCTCACAAAGCCTCGCATCATCTTACTGTTACTGATTACGATGGTTGCCAGTATGGGAATGGCAGCAAAAGGGCACGTTGATCCCTGGCTTGTGTTGATCACATTAGTCAGTGGCGCTTGTGCCGCAGGAGCAGCAAATACAATAAACTGTCTTTACGACCGCGATATTGATTTTGCGATGGAACGAACCCGTCATCGTCCACTTCCGTCTGGTCGAATAGAACCTCATGATGCATTACTGTTTGCGATCGCGCTCATAGTGATTTCGTTTACGCTGCTAGCTGTGTTCGCTAACTTGTTGAGTGCTAGTTTAGCAATGATAGGGATTCTCGTTTATGTGCTGGTCTACACCCATTGGTTGAAACGGCATCACTCCCAAAACATCGTCATTGGAGGAGTCGCAGGGGCAATTCCGCCTCTAGTCGGGTGGGCAGCAGTAACAGGCGATTTGAGTTGGGCAGCGTGGTGCTTGTTTGTGATCGTGTTTCTATGGACACCTCCTCATTTCTGGGCATTGGCAATGATGATTCAAGATGACTATGCCAAAGTTAATGTTCCTATGTTGCCTGTGGTTGCCGGGAATGAGACCACGGCTCGACAAATTTTTGCCTACACTTTAATCCTCATTCCAGTAACTTTACTGCTTGGTTATCCGCTTGATGTAATGAATTTGCTGTATCCACTTATTGCGCTCGTTCTTGGTGGCATTTTTGTTCATAAAGCCTGGTTGTTAATGCAGTCTCCCTCAAATTTGGAGTTGGCGCGATCGCTGTTTAAATACTCCATTGTTTATATGATACTGCTATCTATTGGAATCGTAATTGATTGTCTTCCCATTACTTACAGCGCACTCAACAGGATTTCTGGAATCATTAATCTGTTGAATTAA
- a CDS encoding general stress protein: MSVKHEAVNIFPSHVEAEAAVLELQRAGFDMQKISIIGKDYQTTEHIRGFLTWKDTAKAGAGEAGYWGTFFGGLFGILTGVGLLFIPGVGPVIVAGHVAGVLAGWLEGMVLGGVGAAVAGGLVGALVGLGIPKEKALKYETQIKAGKFMVIVSGTDEEINQAQQILQNAGHEVNQTVVV, encoded by the coding sequence ATGTCAGTCAAGCATGAAGCTGTGAATATTTTTCCATCCCACGTTGAGGCAGAAGCTGCCGTGTTAGAACTGCAAAGAGCAGGCTTCGACATGCAAAAGATTTCGATTATTGGTAAAGACTATCAAACCACTGAGCATATCCGTGGATTTTTGACCTGGAAAGATACGGCTAAAGCTGGAGCTGGAGAAGCAGGCTACTGGGGCACCTTTTTTGGTGGACTCTTCGGCATTCTCACAGGTGTCGGCTTGCTCTTTATTCCGGGAGTGGGTCCTGTGATTGTTGCTGGGCATGTTGCTGGAGTGTTGGCAGGTTGGCTCGAAGGTATGGTTTTGGGTGGTGTGGGAGCTGCCGTTGCAGGAGGACTGGTGGGTGCTCTTGTAGGATTGGGAATTCCAAAGGAAAAAGCCCTAAAGTATGAGACACAAATCAAAGCAGGCAAGTTTATGGTCATTGTGTCAGGTACAGATGAGGAAATTAATCAAGCGCAACAGATTCTGCAAAATGCAGGTCATGAAGTCAATCAAACAGTTGTTGTTTAG
- a CDS encoding LuxR C-terminal-related transcriptional regulator — protein MTSISLLVKDDFEYLKVPTQTDFFDNSSINYALTAVAQEVAELLQQAYLFQADGVNHAKTIAIQTVKGKYIQVITIEPLTDRELEVLQLIVDGHNNSAIAQKLKIAKGTVRTHVRNILKKLM, from the coding sequence ATGACATCCATTTCATTACTGGTCAAAGATGATTTTGAGTACCTAAAGGTTCCAACTCAAACTGATTTTTTTGACAATTCCTCTATTAATTATGCACTCACTGCTGTTGCACAAGAGGTTGCTGAGTTGCTTCAACAAGCTTATCTTTTTCAAGCTGACGGTGTCAATCATGCGAAGACGATCGCGATTCAGACAGTCAAAGGAAAATATATACAAGTCATTACAATTGAGCCTTTGACTGATCGAGAGTTAGAGGTATTGCAATTGATTGTTGATGGACATAATAATAGTGCGATCGCCCAGAAGCTCAAAATCGCTAAGGGTACGGTGAGAACTCATGTTCGTAATATTTTAAAGAAACTCATGTGA
- a CDS encoding mechanosensitive ion channel family protein: MMFSGWRHFDRPSVRLAIAFLFSLTLALGWTSQVWAQVSPANPVVQSANQPPLGVQRLGAIEIATVKLDGENLFQVVAPTVWNRSNPGKQIPVEARVEEIEANLNRVIAFAPIQNFAIPIGSTLQGDRQKGFYTNFDPKTLQVFVSQLDGDTILLAKDAYHSVPLQLLTVTQLDADYYGLSVEQLAQQLQSGIYQQLLEQLNERLPRAIKQQVQNAFIRATATIGASLLLWMLYKLLMVRERVLATRQAAVVAQSKAAADTATGNVPHARYLLEFRHLLQRQFTLERQRNLVAFLRWLLIWGQFIVWSGGITAILSLFPLTKQLALQLLSAPLQLLLLWLLVGLANRMSNELLDRFAKNWQDYHFFNFQFFTIADAQRKSLRISTTISAIKGLKTFVVWAIAIGWVLQSLGVSIGSVLAGGAIVAFALSLGFQNLVKDLVNGCLILWEDQYGIGDVVAIVNTSGGKTGGFVENMNLRVTQLRNDEGRLITIPNSAIAQVENLTRIWSRVDFTIEVAYETDIKMALALLQEIAQQMYGEPQWRDRLVGLPEVLGVDNLAHTGMMIRVWIKTQPLQQWVVGREFRLRVRVAFEEHGIQIGTPQQAVWYEWH, from the coding sequence ATGATGTTCTCTGGCTGGCGGCATTTTGATCGCCCAAGTGTGAGGTTGGCGATCGCCTTTCTATTCAGCTTGACTCTGGCGCTGGGCTGGACATCCCAAGTTTGGGCGCAGGTTTCTCCGGCAAATCCTGTAGTGCAAAGTGCTAACCAACCGCCTTTAGGAGTCCAACGGCTAGGCGCAATTGAAATAGCGACAGTGAAGTTAGATGGGGAAAATTTATTTCAAGTCGTTGCCCCGACTGTCTGGAACCGAAGCAATCCTGGCAAGCAGATTCCGGTTGAAGCCAGAGTCGAAGAGATTGAGGCTAACCTCAACCGCGTTATTGCCTTCGCTCCAATTCAGAATTTTGCAATCCCGATTGGTTCAACACTGCAAGGCGATCGCCAAAAAGGTTTCTACACGAACTTCGATCCCAAAACATTGCAAGTGTTTGTATCTCAGCTTGATGGCGATACTATCCTTCTAGCTAAAGATGCTTATCATTCTGTACCCCTGCAACTATTAACTGTCACCCAGTTAGATGCCGATTACTATGGGCTGAGTGTAGAGCAACTAGCGCAACAGTTGCAGTCGGGAATTTACCAACAGTTATTAGAGCAACTGAACGAGCGTTTACCTAGAGCGATAAAGCAACAAGTTCAGAATGCATTTATCAGAGCTACAGCCACGATTGGAGCTAGTTTGCTACTTTGGATGTTGTATAAACTGCTGATGGTGCGCGAGCGCGTTCTGGCAACAAGACAAGCTGCGGTCGTGGCCCAGTCAAAAGCCGCAGCAGATACGGCTACAGGCAATGTCCCTCATGCTCGATATTTGTTGGAGTTCCGCCACTTGCTGCAAAGACAATTTACTTTGGAGCGACAGCGCAATTTGGTTGCTTTCTTGAGATGGCTGCTGATCTGGGGTCAATTTATCGTGTGGAGCGGTGGAATTACCGCAATTTTAAGTTTATTTCCCCTGACAAAACAGCTAGCCTTGCAACTATTATCTGCACCCTTGCAGTTATTGTTGCTCTGGTTGCTTGTAGGATTGGCAAATCGGATGAGTAATGAATTGCTCGATCGCTTTGCCAAAAATTGGCAAGACTATCATTTCTTCAATTTTCAATTTTTTACGATTGCCGACGCGCAGCGCAAATCTTTACGCATCTCCACAACTATTAGCGCGATCAAAGGACTGAAAACTTTTGTTGTTTGGGCGATCGCCATTGGTTGGGTGTTGCAAAGTCTGGGAGTCTCAATTGGTTCGGTACTAGCTGGCGGTGCGATTGTCGCTTTTGCACTTTCTTTGGGCTTCCAGAACTTAGTCAAGGATTTGGTCAATGGCTGTCTGATTTTATGGGAAGACCAATATGGGATTGGGGATGTGGTGGCAATTGTCAATACATCTGGTGGCAAAACAGGGGGTTTTGTCGAAAATATGAATTTGCGGGTAACTCAACTGCGAAATGATGAAGGGCGTTTGATTACTATTCCCAATAGCGCGATCGCTCAGGTAGAAAATTTGACCCGAATTTGGTCGCGGGTAGATTTTACGATTGAGGTGGCTTACGAAACAGACATCAAGATGGCATTGGCACTACTTCAAGAGATTGCCCAACAGATGTACGGCGAACCCCAGTGGCGTGATCGCCTAGTGGGACTGCCAGAGGTTTTAGGAGTCGATAACCTCGCTCACACTGGGATGATGATTCGAGTGTGGATTAAAACCCAACCACTGCAACAGTGGGTTGTTGGTCGCGAATTTCGCCTGCGCGTCCGCGTTGCTTTTGAAGAGCATGGCATTCAGATTGGCACACCCCAACAAGCCGTATGGTACGAATGGCACTAA
- a CDS encoding alpha-keto acid decarboxylase family protein, with translation MLMADSIGTYLIKRLYEHGVHHIFGVPGDYVLGFDKLLENSPIQFINTCDEQGAGFAADAYARLRGLGAVCITYCVGGFKVINTTAQAYAEKSPVVIISGAPGINERIQHPLLHHKVKDFNTQYKIFQELTIASTVLDDPNKAFEEIDRVLATALRYKRPVYIEIPRDMLNQPGNRDYQWIPQTDVSDPTSLAAALEETVKLINAAHQPVILADVEIHRFGLQQALLQLTETTNIPVADTILGKSVINELHTNYLGLYAGALGSEFARQYVESSDCVIMLGVFLMDLNLGMFTAHLDPNCAIYVMSEKTSIQCHEYQGIRLQDFVQGLLQTDIRFRELSFSNSSKPATSFSPIPDQLITIKRLFEQLNIFINKDMIVIADIGDSLFGGLDLFVHGKTRFLSPAYYASLGFAVPGAIGVQFANPHIRPLVLVGDGAFQMTGVELSTIARYGLNPIVIVLNNGGYATERPLLDGKFNNIRLWQYSRISEVVGAGRRFDVHTESELEAALLESRSHPESFCILDVHIGSDDMSPALQRMTNELAKKIH, from the coding sequence ATGCTAATGGCAGATTCCATTGGAACTTATTTAATCAAAAGGCTTTACGAACACGGCGTTCACCATATCTTTGGTGTACCCGGTGATTATGTTCTAGGCTTTGACAAGTTGTTAGAAAATAGTCCCATTCAATTCATCAATACCTGCGATGAACAAGGTGCGGGGTTTGCAGCAGATGCTTATGCCCGTCTACGCGGATTAGGTGCAGTGTGTATTACCTATTGTGTTGGTGGTTTTAAGGTAATAAATACCACCGCTCAAGCCTATGCTGAAAAGTCTCCCGTGGTCATAATTAGCGGCGCACCAGGGATAAATGAACGTATTCAACATCCATTGCTACATCATAAAGTGAAAGATTTTAATACTCAGTACAAAATCTTTCAAGAACTTACCATTGCATCTACGGTACTCGATGATCCCAACAAGGCATTTGAGGAAATTGATCGCGTGCTTGCTACTGCATTACGTTACAAGCGCCCAGTTTACATCGAAATTCCTCGCGATATGCTCAATCAACCTGGTAATCGTGATTATCAGTGGATTCCTCAAACAGATGTCAGCGATCCAACTTCCTTAGCAGCAGCTCTTGAGGAAACTGTCAAGCTAATTAATGCAGCCCATCAACCTGTGATTCTAGCCGATGTGGAAATTCATCGATTTGGATTGCAGCAAGCACTGTTACAGTTGACTGAAACAACGAATATCCCAGTAGCAGATACCATTTTAGGCAAATCGGTGATTAATGAACTACACACCAACTACCTTGGACTCTACGCTGGTGCTTTGGGAAGTGAGTTTGCTCGTCAGTATGTCGAGTCTAGCGATTGCGTGATTATGCTGGGTGTTTTTCTCATGGATTTGAATCTTGGGATGTTTACGGCTCACTTAGATCCAAACTGTGCCATCTATGTCATGAGTGAAAAAACGTCTATTCAATGCCACGAATATCAAGGGATTCGTTTACAAGATTTTGTTCAAGGATTACTTCAAACTGACATTCGCTTCCGAGAACTCAGTTTCTCCAATAGTTCTAAACCGGCGACTTCTTTTTCTCCCATTCCCGATCAGCTAATCACGATCAAACGGTTGTTTGAGCAATTGAATATCTTTATTAACAAGGATATGATAGTCATCGCAGACATCGGAGATTCGCTGTTTGGAGGATTAGATTTATTTGTTCATGGTAAAACTCGATTTCTATCCCCTGCCTACTATGCCTCTTTAGGTTTTGCTGTTCCCGGAGCTATAGGTGTTCAATTTGCCAATCCTCACATCCGCCCACTCGTGTTAGTAGGTGATGGTGCATTCCAAATGACTGGGGTGGAGTTATCTACAATCGCTCGATATGGGCTTAATCCAATTGTGATTGTTCTCAACAACGGTGGATACGCAACAGAGCGTCCGTTGCTCGATGGCAAATTCAATAATATTCGGCTGTGGCAATATAGTCGAATTTCAGAGGTAGTAGGTGCAGGTCGTAGATTTGACGTTCACACAGAAAGTGAGTTAGAAGCTGCACTCTTAGAAAGCCGATCCCACCCTGAAAGCTTTTGTATCTTGGATGTGCATATTGGTTCAGATGATATGTCACCAGCATTGCAGCGAATGACCAACGAACTTGCTAAAAAGATTCATTAG
- a CDS encoding Nramp family divalent metal transporter, with product MLLQRKAESMPHSVPSLSEVHRSISIPNVQSFWRKMFAFAGPGYLVSVGYMDPGNWATDIAGGSKFGYTLLSVILLSNLMAILLQSLCVRLGVATGKDLAQACRDYFSPSVSFILWILCEIAIAACDLAELLGSAIALQLLFGLPLMAGVWITTLDVLGLIFLQSKGFRYTEALVIVLVATIGVCFATELLFSRPAIGSVLQGYLPNSEIVHNPEMLYLAIGILGATVMPHNLYLHSSIVQTRNWQPTTNKRREAIKFGTIDSTVALSFALLINSAILIVAAATFHFSGNQGVAEIQDAYQLLSPLLGVSGASAIFGVALLASGQSSTLTATLAGQIVMEGFLRIKLPAWLRRLATRLIAVIPALIAVAMFGEHSTSNLLVFSQVILSLQLPFAVIPLVIFTSDRRLMGEFVNPRWLKIMAWAVAVLLVGLNSWLLIQVGMDWIRL from the coding sequence ATGTTACTTCAACGTAAAGCCGAATCTATGCCCCATTCTGTACCGAGTTTGTCTGAAGTTCATCGTAGTATCTCGATTCCGAATGTTCAAAGCTTTTGGCGCAAAATGTTTGCCTTTGCGGGACCGGGCTACCTAGTTTCGGTCGGATATATGGACCCTGGCAATTGGGCAACTGACATTGCAGGCGGCTCGAAATTTGGCTATACCTTGTTAAGCGTAATCTTGCTCTCGAACTTGATGGCAATTCTGCTGCAATCGCTCTGTGTACGACTGGGAGTCGCAACGGGAAAAGATCTCGCGCAAGCGTGTCGAGATTACTTTTCTCCAAGCGTGAGTTTTATCTTGTGGATTCTGTGCGAAATAGCGATCGCAGCCTGTGATCTGGCAGAACTACTCGGCAGTGCGATCGCCCTCCAACTCTTATTTGGCTTGCCGCTCATGGCAGGAGTTTGGATCACCACTTTGGATGTGCTGGGGTTAATCTTTTTGCAAAGTAAGGGCTTTCGCTATACTGAGGCACTCGTCATCGTACTTGTGGCAACCATTGGAGTTTGTTTCGCTACAGAACTTTTATTTTCTCGCCCAGCAATTGGCAGCGTTTTGCAGGGCTATCTCCCTAACTCGGAAATTGTGCACAATCCTGAGATGCTTTACCTGGCGATCGGGATTCTAGGGGCAACGGTCATGCCGCATAACTTATATTTGCACTCCTCGATCGTGCAAACTCGAAACTGGCAACCGACCACTAACAAACGACGCGAAGCAATCAAGTTCGGTACAATTGATTCTACAGTTGCATTATCGTTTGCACTGTTGATTAATTCAGCGATTCTCATTGTCGCTGCTGCAACCTTTCATTTTTCTGGAAATCAAGGCGTTGCAGAAATTCAAGATGCTTATCAGTTGCTCTCTCCATTGCTGGGTGTGAGCGGTGCAAGTGCAATTTTTGGAGTTGCGCTCCTAGCTTCTGGGCAAAGTTCGACGCTGACTGCAACCTTGGCAGGGCAGATTGTGATGGAAGGTTTTTTGCGGATAAAGTTACCCGCGTGGTTGCGTCGCTTAGCCACTCGACTGATTGCAGTTATTCCTGCCTTGATTGCGGTCGCGATGTTCGGAGAGCACAGCACAAGTAACTTATTAGTATTCAGCCAAGTCATCTTGAGTTTACAGCTTCCATTTGCCGTGATTCCGTTAGTGATATTTACGAGCGATCGCCGCTTGATGGGTGAGTTTGTCAATCCTCGATGGCTCAAAATCATGGCGTGGGCAGTTGCCGTCTTACTGGTTGGACTTAATAGTTGGTTACTGATTCAAGTTGGGATGGACTGGATCAGGCTCTAA
- a CDS encoding YoaK family protein: MINHSSSVLLLSQRRLAMALIFIAGYVDVVGYITLSGVFVSFMSGNSTTAGLHLGRGQSEVFAKAVLPVIVFVLGVGVGSRIMHRRHGLRLVLLLQVALLTTFAVISNSVMPISHPRGDSWLILTLTSVFAMGLQNAIVRHIGQDSVGLTYITGMLAALGSHLAAWLDRSEPQARKHISLFISLWLSFIAGATVSSWIALKIGVTLLPPLIMLLVLLILDFRRSTTLA; encoded by the coding sequence ATGATCAATCACTCCAGTTCAGTTCTACTCTTATCACAGCGTCGTCTGGCAATGGCTTTGATCTTTATCGCGGGTTATGTTGATGTCGTGGGATACATCACCCTGTCAGGCGTTTTTGTCTCCTTCATGAGTGGGAATTCCACAACGGCTGGTCTGCATTTAGGTCGGGGTCAAAGCGAGGTATTCGCTAAGGCGGTGTTGCCCGTCATTGTGTTTGTTTTGGGCGTGGGCGTTGGTTCCCGGATAATGCATCGTCGTCATGGTTTACGACTTGTGTTACTGCTTCAGGTGGCGTTACTAACGACATTTGCGGTGATCAGCAACAGTGTCATGCCGATCTCTCACCCACGCGGAGACTCATGGCTGATTCTCACGCTGACTAGCGTCTTTGCGATGGGTCTCCAAAATGCAATTGTTCGTCACATTGGTCAAGATAGCGTGGGTTTGACCTATATCACTGGGATGCTTGCTGCTTTAGGTTCTCACTTAGCAGCTTGGCTAGACCGTTCAGAACCCCAAGCAAGGAAGCATATCAGCTTATTCATCAGCCTATGGCTCAGCTTTATAGCTGGAGCGACCGTTAGCAGTTGGATCGCGCTCAAAATTGGAGTCACCTTACTTCCACCGCTCATCATGCTGCTAGTCTTACTGATTCTGGATTTTCGCCGCTCGACGACTTTAGCGTAG